DNA from Kitasatospora herbaricolor:
CGGCCGTCCCCGCCGCGGCTCAGCGTCACGGCGGCGCCGGCCGCCCGGGAGCTCTCGGCCAGCCGCTCGATCCCGTCCAGCCCGCCGCCGGAGCCGCCGCCCGCCCGGCCGGCCCCGGTCGGCGCGGACTCCTCGTGCAGCACCCCGACCACCACCCGGAGCTCACGCATCGCGGCGACCGCGGCCTGCCGCAGCACGCCGACCGCGGCGCGCTGGGGGTCGGTCAGCGAGCGGTCCACCTCCAGCGCGCCCGAGTGCACGGAGATCAGCGCCAGCTGGTGCCCGAGGCTGTCGTGCATGTCCTGGGCGATCCGGTGCCGCTCCCGCAGCCGGGCCTGGTGGGCGATCATGACGCGCTCGCGCTCCAGCTGGTCGTTGCGCTCCCGCAGGGCGACCAGCAGCGCGCGGCGCTGCGCGTGGTAGCGGCCGGCCAGCGCGGGCAGCCCGGCGAAGAGCAGGAAGCCGCCGATCGCGAACCCCGCGACCCCCTTGGCCGGGACGACGTCGTCCCCGTGCAGAACGGCGGTGGCCGTGATCAGGGTGAAGGAGGCGGCCATCACGCCGAGCGTGGGCAGCGCCCGGGTCACCCGGTAGCCCACCGACCAGGCGGCGCAGATCAGCAGCGGCGCGAAGCTGTCGATCGCCCCGGCCGCGGCCGCCGTCGCCAGCATGACGGGCACCGGCAGCCCGCGCCGCATGGCGAAGAGCAGGGCCACGGCGCCGACGTACAGCACGAGCTTCAGCGGCCCGCCGCGCGCGACCGAGACGATCAGCGCCGCCAGTCCGGAGAGCACCAGCAGGCCGACGACCTCCCGGACCAGCGCCCACGCCCCCCACGGCCCCGGGAAGACCCGGCGGACGGCCCGGCCGGCGACCCGGCCGACCACGGCCGCCCGGCCCGGCCCCGGGCCGCCCGCGCCGGGGCCGGCCCCGGGCCCACCGCTGCCGGCCGTCCCCGCGCCGGTCGCCGTCGTACGGTCCGCTGTTCCTGGTGTCGCTGCCACCCGGCGAGGCTAACCGGACCGGGTGGCGGCCGGCCGCCACCCTTGGTCGTCGGGTGCCGCGACGAAAGTCGCGATCCCGAACGCCTCGGGGCGGCCCGCGACGGGGCGGCGGACGCCGGCGC
Protein-coding regions in this window:
- a CDS encoding sensor histidine kinase encodes the protein MAATPGTADRTTATGAGTAGSGGPGAGPGAGGPGPGRAAVVGRVAGRAVRRVFPGPWGAWALVREVVGLLVLSGLAALIVSVARGGPLKLVLYVGAVALLFAMRRGLPVPVMLATAAAAGAIDSFAPLLICAAWSVGYRVTRALPTLGVMAASFTLITATAVLHGDDVVPAKGVAGFAIGGFLLFAGLPALAGRYHAQRRALLVALRERNDQLERERVMIAHQARLRERHRIAQDMHDSLGHQLALISVHSGALEVDRSLTDPQRAAVGVLRQAAVAAMRELRVVVGVLHEESAPTGAGRAGGGSGGGLDGIERLAESSRAAGAAVTLSRGGDGRPLAAATEHAAYRIVQEALTNAHKHAPGAPLTVALRYEPDALVVEIANGPAPEPPPAGQVVSGGQGLTGLRERARLVGGMVHAGPSGGGGWRLAAVLPYHHDGAAGPSAATADGLSDAPPAGAGAAWAPPGGGGLGPAGRTGLRSPAVGCAAGAGAVVLAVVGLLVWGVMAFVQALDDATVSTKTYESIAVGSAEADVRARLPVGSRLLTQGYQGTGPTLPAGASCSWYLSDEPGKDSFDDEYVARFCFKDGTLIDKQHYRAKV